A region of Toxorhynchites rutilus septentrionalis strain SRP chromosome 1, ASM2978413v1, whole genome shotgun sequence DNA encodes the following proteins:
- the LOC129769141 gene encoding protein fem-1 homolog C: protein MGKYTHSSNPSNHWNLELISNDLIRECKASTESSHLSKGLRDRLESLPRHTRKEVVKKTRDGCSSLFIACRQGNVEITEYLITVCDADSEQKGLYEVSEDRSVHCVTPLWCACVSGKLPVVKCLVRLGSNINALSDTGSTPLRSACFMTHIDIVQYLVENGADIRKPNYNGGTCLINSVQSVQLCSYLISKGADVNSRDIQDKTALHYAIQEHRFETAQLLLENGADPFARSRYGDDALQTACLKGAHQIFDFLKSRINYSSERLADANELIGSTFIDDHNETRVAILHWRLAHRIRQREAIYIKKRPEVQPRAAYGHAVEFSTTAELEEIAVDVDAMRIQSLLIYERILGIEHKDTLFRLMFRGASYADSLRFQRCIDLWLLALQVRVQKYSILYSDTCLTAQAIVRLMLDLQDKFVEVMPNEFVNHSLPRFEDIYEVYRILTSNINEARRLLNIRPAHRKQQENYDRILKCLTHLIYLLLSMAKTDEECDLVKQCVRHLVHCNLRSAITNDTLLHLSVSRLNVIKSGYFTDESSLKVIFPNVNVVKLLLKCGAYVNAKNESKSTPLLIASLPYNYSRKLVHTLLEHGAHLDQPNRNDERPMSLIAVNPMNDIPLVNYMTLKCLCATVITKFGIPYRNQVPRTLEDFVRWHEP from the exons ATGGGAAAATACACGCACAGCTCCAATCCGAGCAACCACTGGAACCTGGAACTGATTAGCAATGATTTGATCCGAGAATGCAAAGCTTCCACGGAAAGCAGTCACCTGTCCAAGGGACTCCGAGACCGACTTGAGAG CCTGCCTCGGCACACCCGCAAGGAAGTGGTGAAGAAAACGCGTGACGGCTGTTCGTCACTGTTCATCGCCTGTCGCCAAGGCAACGTTGAAATCACCGAGTACCTGATAACGGTGTGCGATGCCGACAGCGAGCAGAAAGGTCTCTACGAGGTGTCCGAGGACCGCTCGGTGCACTGCGTTACCCCGCTGTGGTGTGCCTGCGTGTCCGGGAAGCTTCCAGTCGTCAAGTGTCTCGTCCGGTTGGGTTCCAATATAAATGCTCTCTCTGATACCGGTTCGACGCCGCTGCGAAGTGCATGCTTCATGACACACATCGACATTG TTCaatatttggtggaaaatgGAGCGGACATCCGGAAGCCGAACTACAACGGTGGAACCTGTCTCATCAATTCGGTCCAGTCGGTGCAACTGTGCAGCTATCTGATTAGCAAGGGAGCGGACGTGAATTCACGTGACATTCAGGACAAAACCGCTCTGCACTACGCGATCCAGGAGCATCGTTTCGAGACGGCTCAACTGCTGCTGGAAAATGGAGCGGATCCGTTCGCGCGAAGCCGTTACGGAGATGATGCGCTGCAAACGGCGTGCCTCAAGGGGGCACATCAAATATTCGACTTTCTGAAGAGCCGCATCAATTATTCGTCCGAGCGGTTGGCTGATGCTAACGAGCTGATTGGATCGACGTTTATTGATGATCACAACGAGACGCGGGTGGCAATCCTTCACTGGCGGTTGGCACATCGCATCCGTCAGAGGGAGGCTATTTATATTAAGAAGAGACCGGAAGTTCAACCTCGTGCAGCTTACGGGCATGCGGTCGAGTTTTCCACCACCGCCGAGCTGGAGGAAATCGCTGTTGATGTGGATGCAATGCGAATTCAAAGTTTGCTGATTTATGAGCGAATATTGGGAATCGAACATAAGGACACCTTGTTCCGGTTGATGTTCCGGGGTGCCTCCTACGCGGATTCTCTGCGCTTCCAGAGATGCATTGATCTGTGGCTGCTAGCGCTGCAGGTGCGAGTTCAAAAGTATTCCATTTTGTACTCCGATACCTGCCTTACCGCACAGGCCATCGTGAGGTTGATGCTGGATTTGCAGGATAAATTCGTCGAGGTGATGCCGAACGAATTTGTCAACCACAGTTTGCCCCGATTCGAGGATATTTATGAGGTGTATCGGATTCTCACGTCAAACATTAATG AGGCCCGTCGGTTGCTCAACATTCGGCCAGCTCACAGAAAGCAGCAGGAAAACTACGACCGCATACTGAAATGTCTAACGCATCTGATCTACCTTTTGCTCTCTATGGCAAAAACCGACGAAGAGTGTGATTTGGTGAAGCAATGCGTTCGACATTTGGTTCACTGTAATTTACGAAGTGCAATTACCAACGATACGCTGCTGCATTTATCCGTTTCGAGATTGAATGTGATCAAGAGCGGCTATTTCACCGATGAGAGCAGCTTGAAGGTGATATTCCCCAATGTAAACGTGGTAAAACTTCTGTTGAAGTGTGGTGCGTATGTTAACGCAAAGAACGAGAGCAAATCCACGCCGCTGCTGATCGCTTCGTTGCCGTACAACTATAGTAGAAAG CTCGTCCACACTCTGCTCGAGCACGGCGCTCATCTGGATCAGCCGAACCGGAACGACGAGCGGCCCATGTCTCTAATCGCAGTGAACCCGATGAACGACATACCCCTCGTCAACTACATGACGCTCAAATGTCTCTGCGCCACTGTGATCACCAAGTTTGGTATTCCCTATCGGAACCAGGTCCCGCGCACGCTTGAGGACTTTGTTCGGTGGCATGAACCGTAA